GTCCCTTCATCTACTTTTCTTGATTTGAGACCAAAATACATTCACACTTTGTAGAGTGGTTCGACTTAGACCTATCTACTTGCCATAAATCTAAACCGAAATCTTCAACAACGCTGTTTTTCAACCTCCCTGAATAGGTTGTTGCTCGACATACAGCAGCGGTGCTTGGAGTCTATTGACCAACACCCGACTGCGATTGCATCCTCAACATTCATGTGTGAATGTTTCTGGAACACTATTGACTTTTTTGTGTTGAATGTTTTGCCAACAACATGGAATTTATCATCTTTTGGTTACTTTGCCACTAGTTGTTTGACTTTATCCTCACTGCTctgcctttttttcttttgggggtGGGTTTAGGTGTTGAGCGCTCCATACCTTCAGAGTACAACAACAGCTAAGATGCAGGTAAGCATGAGCTGGACCGAAATAATACTATATGCTACAATGAATTCATGATTTTGGTTGTGGAAAAACGGGGTCGAACaaactttattttatcattaaccCTTCTGATGTGATGTTTCTAAATAGTAACAAGTTGGACCCTGAAAGAGGATCGGAAGCTTCCGTGCTTTATCTGATTGAGTGGGACTGTTTTAGAGATGAAAGCTAAATGGGTGacgctttttctttttcaggaGTTAGAGCGATACAGTTTAAGGAGTAGAGGTTTATGTCTTGTACCGATTTCGTACACTGTTGGGGTGGCTCGAAGCAACGGTGCAGATATCTGGGCACCCATCAAGACCGATTCCTCCCCCAAGTTCTAGATTGCTGCACTGCAGCCTCATTGAAGCTAACCCCTCTGCTcagcaacaaaaaaaaaggtttggtaGTAACAGGGTATGATATATGGTGGTGTAAAGGGTACCCAACATCGGGTTTTTTCCTTCATCTCTTCTAGGGCAGAACACATTTTTGTCAGGCTGATGCAAATCTGTAAGAGAAATGATGTCTAGCATGATGCGTTTACCTGGATGCCTGGTACATTGGAACAGTTGGAAGAACTGCAGTCGGTCTGGGTTTTTGAACTGGTGATGGGTAGTCCTGTATGATAAGGTGTGTAATCTGATATCGAGAAAATGTATATTGATAAACATGAGATATGTATCAATTCTAACAATGAGTTAATGAAATATGTGGGGGGCAATTATCATGATTTATAATGCAGTTCTGTTTAGTTCTTTGACATGTCCAGATGACTCAAAAAAATCTAACCACAGATATATTAAAGATCTCAAAAAGCATATAAGTTTGTTCTTGAAAGCTCTCAAAAAATCAAAGTATAGATATGTTAAAAGTTCTCAGAAGGCATATATGTTTGTTCTTGAAAGCCCTGGCTTACCAATTTTtggatggaaaagaaaagaaaatgataatgaatGTTCATTTTTACTGTCTATTTCTTCATAATTAAGATGCATGAGGAGGCGACCGAATTGGTTATTTGCTGAACTGCCTGGTTAGATTGCTGATGAAGCAGGCTTGACCTTCTCTCTCAGGAATTGCAGTATATGTTCACGTTTCCAATTGTCAATCCTGAAAATAAAGGCAGAAAATAAGAATGCCATAGTGAGTATAATGATGCAAAACCTTTTCCCATTCAAATATATCTTTTCCCATAAAggtacctaaaaaaaaatatatttcaactGGTTAGAAATTTGGGGTTtgtttagaaatgtttttaaaaaccgttctcaaaaaacagtttttaaaggattctcaattgtttttagaaacaaaatttggtttaaaaactcaaatatgaaaaacaattttctagacATCTTCTAAGATACTGCATAGTTATTTACAATATAAAAGCTTTCAAAAcactttttatatttacaatTGTTACTCTGAGCACtctacaaaaaatatttaaaaatctaaaatttattttaaaaaataactagttttcagaacaaattctcaaaatattgTTTTCTGTTAGAAGTTTGCTAATCATGTTTTCTGAGTACAATAGAAAACTGTCTTCAAGATCAGTTTTCAAACAGGACCTTTAGATATAGCATTGTTGCTTGTTTTTAGCTCGAATAACATGCATCTCAATCTCATCTTTGATTGGACATCAGTAGCCATCTGACCCATCTGGGATATATAAGGTTCAGTTGGCTACCAATGCCTGATCATGGCGTTGGCCGACACTTGTTTATCAAGAGTTGAGATTAAAGAAACAAAGATGCAGGTGTTGGCCATCATCACCCACAGTGAGGCAAGCAGTTTAAACTAATGAAAAGAGGCTCACCTTATGGTTTCCTTGTGTTGGCCATCATCATCCAACATGATCAATTTTGGGGGAGAATTGAATAGGTACTGGACTTTGACAGAAGGGAATTTATCCTTCTCTTCTTCAATAAAACCAACAACTTCGGGATAGAAAACCAGTTTCCTCATGCACACCTCCAGTATTGCACCGGAATAGGTAATCTGCAGTAGCACATCAGAGTTATAGATAAAGCACTCCAGTCTACAAATAGAACAAGGTTAGTACAATGaaatcaactaaaataccaTGAGAATAGCAAACCAACCATGTAAAAGCTATGCATTTACAGTTTACTAATAATGAATTGTCTGTTTCTGATGAAAAAGAAACTGACATGTTAATTGAAAATGATCAGAACCTGGATGGTGTTTTTCATGTGGGTTAAAATCAGCTCAACCAATTGCATGAAAATGCATTTTCTTTGTATATAATGGTTCTGCAACCCTTCAAACTAATGGAGAATAGCTTTCATTTGTACCCTTTCAGAAGTCCTTTTCTAAGAATAGGTTGGATTATACACAGCTCAATTCACCTTGTCATTtgctaattcttcaaaaacatatGCTATGGTTATTGCTGTTAGGGGTGGCAGTTTTTAACATAACCTGGAATACAACTCAAAAACATCATGAAGTTAGCAGGTTTGTTTGAGATACTTGTGTCCTCTTTTCTAATTGTCCCAACCAGCATAACAtgtttattaaatgggttacGTGCAGGACGCTTCACCCCATTTTGATACATTTGACTATCATCCTCAATCACTACtttgaaagagagaaaacaaaTTCTAAGCATGAAACATCATCCATACCTTGCTCATGGAATCATCAGAATCCTCTGTGCAACACTTCAAACAATCAGATACTAACTCTGCAGATGAAAATAAACGGAGTTAGCATAATCTAAAAAACCATACTGAGAATCATGAATGAAGGCATCATACATGTTTATGACCATGCTAGCAAACTCCAGTTTAACacaaatctctctctctctctctctctctctctctctctctctctctctctctatatatatatatatatatatgtatgtatgtatgtatttatGTACATGATGAAAAGTAGCAGAAGATGCCGAAGCGGTAGAAGAACACTAAACAGGTGTACCTTGAGCACATTGGCAGTATACATATGTATAGGATATGAAAGTAGTAGAAGATAAGAAAGTATTAGAATAACACCAAACAGAGTGTAACTTAAGTCCATTGGTGGTATACAGGTCACAGAGAAAACCAACCATAATCTCATAAGCCTGGGACCCACCCATGTTATCAATAAAATCTAGGGAAAATCTCCTATCTGCAGTGAGTCCACCATCTACTCATGTGATGATGGATGACTTCAAAAGTACATCCAGCAGCTTCATTGCCAGAAAAGTCCTTTTATTTTGGCCCTTGCAAATGCACTAATCTATGGAGAACAACACTATCCTCacacatcattttttttccctctgtGTAAATGACTGTAACAATTTGACAACAGTTCCCTGTTTGATCTTGGCAGAATACATACGACAGCCAacagaacaaaaaataaattgaccAGCCAGCCTGTGCCATTTGGCAGTGCACTTTAAGGTAGTTAACATTTGGCTCTCCTTTATCATCACCATTTCAAGAGGACCTTCTCCCTTCTCATCAGTTGACCAATAATTAAGACCCTTTCCCAAGCTGTCACTTCATGGAAAACACCAATCTTGTAGGAGCTGACAACCCCCCAATCCCCTTTACTTGAAACTTAGAATCTTCACCATGAAATATATCGAACATAGCCCTAAATAATGTTTGACTTGGAACTCTGCATCATTGGTTATTTTCCGGCTTATCACATCTAATCCTTCAATCCTGACCTCCACCTATGAATGTGATCCAAAAGGAGTCTACCATCCTGATAACTCAAAATGGTCCCACTATGAAAGACTTTACAATTTTTTCGACCCCAATCAGTGGGAAAAATACTCCCTTCTCTTTATATATGCATTAGGTATTGCTGTAGAATCAGGGTAGTTATTCCAAGAATTACTagtttctaattaataatactacatcttcttcatattttctcCTGATTTTTCTAATTCATAGCAATTCTTTTGCTTATACCTTGTGCATTGAAAAATTTGTGATAGGATCCCATTCAACTTGGTAAAGtgctcaaatttttttttggatgagCACGAATCAAAACAGAGGCCACCCCACACATGCAAGCACAGCCTGCCCAAACcttaaaaaaagggtaaaaaaaatgCTCACCTCCCTTAGCAAACTTTCCATGCCAAACCAAAAGCAGATGTATGATCTTTTCTAGTAGGACCTACATTTCTCCAAATATGTGAAAACCATCACTACTAAATCTTGGGCAGTGGTGCAGTGAGTCAAATGGTGCTTGGCAGTCTCCTCATCACTTCCACATAGAATACCAATTTGTTGGGATAAATTTCCTCCTCCCAAAAATTACAGCCACTCTCAAGAATGCTGGGACTTAAATCTATCTCCCTATAGCCTTTTAATAGCTGCCTGGAACTTGGCTGAGAACCATCTTTAATAAGCTTCCAACTGATTTCATATGCCCTCTCAAGTCTCAATCTAGCATTTTCCTTAAATGTAGTAAAAAACGAATCAACCTCTCCAGCTCCCAACCATTAAAATCCCAAGTGAACTATGGGCTCCAATGGACCTTGTTTGTGCAAACCATATAGACTAAAAATGTGACTTCTCAGCTAAACACTATATTTGGATCTGGCGTCATGCCAAAATCTCAGCCTCTAATAAACTTCGGAAAGTCCCTCTCCCCTTTTTACATACTTTCCCATAAAACTTTTCCGCACAGGTCCCTTACATTTCCTGAACACCATCCTCCAACAGTTTCCCTACACTTTCCCAGCTCAATCTTCCTGCTTCTCATTTCCACCTTCAAGCTCTACAATCGTTTATAGGGCATTGTTTAACATCTTTAAACTCATGCTTAGTGTGGTTACTCTCAGGAGAACCCATCCAGGTCAATTTTAATACACTGGTATGTATACAAGCTGCATCTTGCCATGTTTCAACAAGTTTAATCTATAAAATGAAAGATTTGGTTTTCCGCATGATTCAGATCATGTTGCACATTTAGGAGAGGATGCTATTTCATTTACCCTCTGTTGGGCTAATGAGAAATAAGCAAGAAACAAAGCAAATCAAAACCACCAACCATCAAATTTGCAAAAACggacaaaacaaaacaacaccCAGCTAAACTTGAATCCAACCATTTAGCTAAATCTGAGTTGGAATTCGACCTCTTCTCCTTTCTCCGTTTTCTCGGCAACTAAACAGCACTACCATACCAACACAACCAGACTATTAGTACACATGCACTTCCCAGATTCAATTTCATCCTCATTAACAccacacaaaaacaaaaaaaaaaaatccctataaACTCAATAAACCCTAATCATATATCCGAAAATTATTTCCAGAAATTccaaaatgaagagaaaatgtttttagtgaAAGAGATAAGAGGGTACTAGCCTTGGTCTTTGACATACTCGGCCAAGGTATTGCAGTCGGAGCAGAGAGCGAGACCAGAAAACCCCAGATTCTCGCATTCCTTGGAACTCAAAACTTCTCTTGATGATGACGCCAATGGTACCACTACCAGAAAACACATCCACATACACGACAACAAATTTCCGTACATCTTCCCCGCCATCTCTTTCCccctctcgctctctctctagAACTCTCACCCTCCAAAAGAATCCGCAGAGATGACTATGATGAAGACTCAGAGGCGCACGTTAGCATGTATGGAGTCGGGCCGGGTTGGGCTCGGACTCGGCATTGGGCCAATCAAAGGCCCAAGTATCTTTCATGGATGTATGGCCATTGGATTGAAGATCAAAATTTACAAACAGccatgaaatcttaattgggaAAAATCACtttataaatggaaaaaattacaTGAGATATTATTCACGTCATCATTTAGTATCCCAAAGTTTAGAATATCATCAGTGACAGAATTTGATCTTAAGACCATGTGTCACTTATTGGAACTACAATTCCTAATGTTCCTCAGTAACCTGTGGCTTAATTCCTatcaatgttttgaaaaaaaaaatattaatcatttaaaaaaaaacattgataaGGATTCAAACTAAAATGCACTAATTGAGAATTACAATAATTGATTTTCCTTAATCACCTTCTTCATTTTTAGTTCAAACCCTAAATCGATTCTTTACTTCTCATCCATGATTGACTCAAACCCTAAATTGATTCAAGATACCCTCCTTTTGTcctttgaagatgaaaaaaaaatcaagtagcCCTTTTTGCTATTTGAAGACTATGATTCATGGAGATAATTTTTCAAACTTGCATagattatttgaagattttggaaTAGATATGGTGAAACTAGATGTATGATTTCTCAATTTTGTAAAACTAGGCTTATGATATGATTTTTAacgatttctttaatttttgtcttTGTTGTTAAAGAAACTTCTTGTTTGTCATTTGCCACATTCTCATTTaacattagattaaaaaatcGAAGGTGTTTATATGGGAAGAGAGTAATGGCTAAAACAAGCCAAATCCAAATGAATTTAAATAGGTCTTTTTTCACTTCTTCAACAAAAAATTGCAATTTCTTTAAGTGGTGAGAGTATAATTAAAGCTGAGATGACAATTTCACTTTCTAGTTGGAAGAGAAGATCAACCTAAAAGGTTCATTTAttaatgtggaaaattttgttgAGATAAGAGAAATCTAAAACCATTATGTGTTATCCTCGTGGCAAATTCTAGTTTTAAAGAGCTAAAAGAgatgaaaaatgtttttgtgGTTAGTACATTCATGGATTATTTGAAATTGTCTTATGAGGATTTCTACATTCATCCTACACATATGCTCTTAATTGATCGGACTTAATGTGTTGATTGGATCAACCTCGATGAGGGGTGGGCAGAGAAGGGTACTACAAAGGTTTGCCCATGTCTTTGGTCCTTCCTGGTTCTCCTTGGTGTAGATGGTCGTCCTACTACCCTTGTTGATGACCCTATTGCTAATGATAGTTGATATTGATGATAGTGATGAAGAAAAGCCCCACTATCCCTGCTGATGCCCTTGTTCTAATGATACCCTATCTGATATTGATGACAATGATGAATATGAGTTGAACCCTTATTCAATGTTTAACGATATGAAATTTGCTTTTGATAAATGGTCATCCCTTATGGTGTAATTCCCTCATACCCCTCCTTAATGTGATACACATCCTCGTATTTTCATGACATAAAATTTATATCAATGAATGAAACATTTACCATaactttatgtttattttttatttctccatCGACACCTCTTTTCATCCGCCATGCCAACCAAGGCTATAGAACATGAAGACCATGATCATTAGATACcgataatttgattagaatatgaaaaacaataattataatatgactAATGtgatcataattttaatgtaaatcaacttaataaagtcatataagtaaattaagtatgtttggtaaaataacttaatgatttgatttaaaaatcaaaaacaattttaagtaataagtaaaaacattaGTTTATTCTTCAATCCATATGTTCATTTACCTTTTTACCCTCAATTGTCATATCTACTTCCACAATCTCCTTTACTACTCTACTACCTCTATTGTTACTCAACATTCTTtgtcctaattataatttatgaggatagatatattaatttaataatttaaaataaattttaaggtgattttaccaaacaatttaatttacttaaaataagaattaaataataagttttaagccaataactttaacataatttaacttaaaatcaacttaaatcattaaaaaataaatattaaattttatcaaacactctaTAAAATATGAGGAATATGATCATAAAATTGTTCataatattaagtatttttCTAAACAAGCTTCATACCAattatgaaatcaaatattttctttcaattgtgTTAAACACCATACCATCCACATTTACAAATTGGTGAAGTGCAAACAAGTTAACATTTTCAACGGTCACAAACGCAACATATTGAGAACATATTCATAGTAGACATTTGTCCAATATAGTCCCTAAGACTCAAAGGCTAAAAGTGCCAAAATATCTATACCTCATACCTTCCTCAAAGTATATTTTCGCAACGAGATAACAATTGTACAAAAAATAAGGAAGAGATTACAACAGCTTTCACACCACTGGTTCTCCTCCGATGGGGAGATAGGGTGGAATTACATTTTTGAGCATAAGGATCGACGTTCATAACTGATTCAACCACAAGAA
This region of Vitis vinifera cultivar Pinot Noir 40024 chromosome 5, ASM3070453v1 genomic DNA includes:
- the LOC100266214 gene encoding uncharacterized protein LOC100266214; the encoded protein is MAGKMYGNLLSCMWMCFLVVVPLASSSREVLSSKECENLGFSGLALCSDCNTLAEYVKDQELVSDCLKCCTEDSDDSMSKITYSGAILEVCMRKLVFYPEVVGFIEEEKDKFPSVKVQYLFNSPPKLIMLDDDGQHKETIRIDNWKREHILQFLREKVKPASSAI